Sequence from the Fusobacterium periodonticum ATCC 33693 genome:
TAAAAAATATAGTTTTAAAGATTTTATAGCTAAGTTTAAGATAGAATTTATTTCTAAAAATATTAATAAACTTACAGAATTTTTAGAAAATAAGACAAACTTTTTAAAAGAAAAGTTTTTTGGAGAAAGATATGATATTTTCCTTAATCAAAAATCTGAGAAATTCTTAATAGGAGCATATCAATTTTTATCTGCTCTATCTCTTTTGGCTTTCCTTGCTATTTTTATACCTATATCAGGAATATTAATATATAAAACTTTAGTGTTTTTATTTTACTTATTTGGAATTATGCTCACTCTTTTAATAGGAGCTATAGCTTCATTCCCATACATCTTATTTCTATTTTTCCTTTAGCTGACATTAAAAAAATTGGCTGTTGTATATCATAATCTTAATTCAAAAGTAAAAAATAAGTGAGTTACGAATGGAAATTTTAGATAAAAAATTTACTCAGTAACGAACTATTTTTTACTTTTTATTAACTTTACAACAGCCCATTTTTTAGTTTTTTTCTTTTATTTTACTTGAAGAACTTCATCACCAAGGATAATTTTATTATCATCAGTTAATATAGCAGGAATTCCAACATATCCAAATTTCTTTGCATTATCAAATTCCTTTCTATTTTCTCTTAAAGCTAAAAATTCCTTTAAATTTTTCATACTTTCAGTGATATTTACAAACTCATATTTGTAATTAACTTTTTCAAAATATTCTTTTGCTTCAACACAATCAGGACAAAGCATAGATCCATATACTTTTGGCATTTTTTTACCTCCATTTTTATTTGATATTTTAAATTATATCTTATTCTTACTAAAAAAATCAACTTTATTTTATAAATAAGTAAAATTTAAAGACTTAGTTAATTTTTTATGTTATAATTATAAAGTACAGAATATTAGTTATAGGAGGCTTTTGGTATGAATACTTCTTTTTTTGTTTCACTAGATAAAAAGGCATTATATCACAATATTGAATATTTAAGAGAATATAAACAAAAGGAATTATTACCTGTTTTAAAGGCTAATGCCTATGGTCATAATATACTTTTGATTGCAAAGGCACTTTATGATTATGATATAAAAGTTTGGGCAGTAGCTAGATATTCAGAAGCTGTAAGCATATGTGAATATTTTAAGACTCTTTCTATAGATGATTTTAAAATATTAATTTTTGAATCATTAATTGATGATTATTCTGTTCTTGAAAAATATTCACAAATTTGTCCAACTCTTAATAGTATTAAAGATTTAAAAAATGCTTTAGCTAATAATGTATCAATAGATAGATTGTCATTAAAAATTGATTTTGGTTTTGGTAGAAATGGAATAAAATATGAAGAGATTGATGAACTTAAAAATTTAATTAAATATAATAGCTTGAAGTTTTTAAGCATTTTTTCACATTTATTTTCAGCATCATATACTGATGGTTTAGAAGTCATCAAAAAATTTACAGACTTAGTTAATAAACTAGGTAAAAATAATTTTGAGATGATACATCTTCAAAATGCAGCAGGAATTTATAATTATGATGTAGAAATAGTCACACATATAAGAACAGGAATGTTAACTTATGGTTTGCAAGAAGCAGGATTCTATGACTTAGATCTTAAACCTGTTTTTACAGGACTTATTGGTTATGTTGATTCTGTAAGGTATGTGAATGAGCTAGACTATGTTGCCTATCAAGAACTATCTTCAATAGATCCAGGAACTAAAAAAATTGCAAAAATAAAAATAGGTTATGGTGATGGTTTTTCAAAAGCTAACAATAAAACTACTTGTCTTATAAAGAAGAAAGAATATGTTATTTCACAAGTTACTATGGATAATACTTTTATTGAAGTTGATGATAGAGTCAATGTTGGAGATGAAGTACACTTATATCATAGACCTAATGAAATAAAAACAAAGACAGGTTTCAGTATGCTTGAACTTTTAATAGCTATATCACCTCTGAGAGTAAAAAGAATTTTTAAAGGAGAAGAAAACTAGATAATGATATTACTTTTTTTTAAATCAATAATTATTGGTATTGCTAATATAATTCCTGGAGTATCAGGAGGAACTTTAGCAGTTATGTTAAATGTATATGATCCTATTACTGAAAAGATAGGAAATTTCTTTTTGGTTGATAGAAAGACTAAATTTTCTTATTTTTGGTATTTACTTATAGTATTAGTAGGAGCAGCGACAGGAATTTTCCTCTTTGCCAATATTATTAAATATTCTATAACTAACTACCCTAAGATAACAGTTAGTATATTTACCTTACTTATATTGCCATCTATTCCTTACATAGTGAAAGGACTAGATTATAAAAAGAAAAAAAATATTTTAGCTTTTTGCTGTGGAGCAGCTCTTATGATAATTTTTATTCTTTTAGGTTTGAAATATGGGGATAAAACTACAGGAGCAGTGACTATACAAATAGCTAAAGGAGTTTGTTTTACAAGGGCTTACCGACTAAAATTGTTCATCTGTGGAGTCATTGCTGCAGGTGCTATGATAATACCAGGAATTTCTGGTTCACTATTGCTTATGATGCTAGGAGAATATTATAATGTTGTATATTTAATTTCTTCTTTAGCAAGTTCTTTAAAAGAGAAATCTTTTTCAATATTATTACCTTTAATTACTTTAGCACTAGGGGTTGGAATAGGACTGGTTGCTTTCTCAAAAGCTATAAATTATTTATTAAAAAATCATAAAGAATTCACTTTGTTTTTTATAGAAGGAATAATAACTTTCTCTATAATTCAAATGTGGTTAAGTATCTAAATATATTAAGGAGTTTTTAAATGAATCCAGTATTTTTAAAATTAGGTCCTATAGAGCTTCATTACTATGGACTTATGTATGCAATAGCATTTTATGTTGGTATAACACTTGGGAAAAAAATAGCAAAAGAAAGGAATTTTGATGTTGAGTTAGTTGAAAACTATGCTTTTGTTGCTATTATTTCAGGTTTAATTGGTGGAAGACTTTACTATGTACTTTTCAATCTTCCTTATTATTTAAGAAATCCTCTTGAAATTCCTGCTGTCTGGCATGGTGGAATGGCTATACACGGAGGAATAATTGGTGGAATAATTGGTACATTTATCTATGCAAAGATAAAAAAAGTTAATCCATTTACATTGGGAGATTTTGCAGCAGGGCCATTTATATTGGGTC
This genomic interval carries:
- a CDS encoding glutaredoxin domain-containing protein; amino-acid sequence: MPKVYGSMLCPDCVEAKEYFEKVNYKYEFVNITESMKNLKEFLALRENRKEFDNAKKFGYVGIPAILTDDNKIILGDEVLQVK
- a CDS encoding alanine racemase; its protein translation is MNTSFFVSLDKKALYHNIEYLREYKQKELLPVLKANAYGHNILLIAKALYDYDIKVWAVARYSEAVSICEYFKTLSIDDFKILIFESLIDDYSVLEKYSQICPTLNSIKDLKNALANNVSIDRLSLKIDFGFGRNGIKYEEIDELKNLIKYNSLKFLSIFSHLFSASYTDGLEVIKKFTDLVNKLGKNNFEMIHLQNAAGIYNYDVEIVTHIRTGMLTYGLQEAGFYDLDLKPVFTGLIGYVDSVRYVNELDYVAYQELSSIDPGTKKIAKIKIGYGDGFSKANNKTTCLIKKKEYVISQVTMDNTFIEVDDRVNVGDEVHLYHRPNEIKTKTGFSMLELLIAISPLRVKRIFKGEEN
- a CDS encoding DUF368 domain-containing protein; its protein translation is MILLFFKSIIIGIANIIPGVSGGTLAVMLNVYDPITEKIGNFFLVDRKTKFSYFWYLLIVLVGAATGIFLFANIIKYSITNYPKITVSIFTLLILPSIPYIVKGLDYKKKKNILAFCCGAALMIIFILLGLKYGDKTTGAVTIQIAKGVCFTRAYRLKLFICGVIAAGAMIIPGISGSLLLMMLGEYYNVVYLISSLASSLKEKSFSILLPLITLALGVGIGLVAFSKAINYLLKNHKEFTLFFIEGIITFSIIQMWLSI